A single window of Bos javanicus breed banteng chromosome 19, ARS-OSU_banteng_1.0, whole genome shotgun sequence DNA harbors:
- the BHLHA9 gene encoding class A basic helix-loop-helix protein 9, translating to MHRGAPGPGLRGLKGAEGSPQDLGNSCLEAERDFGVLRENGGPRGLGEAEEVAGSRKRSRPVRSKARRMAANVRERRRILDYNEAFNALRRALRHDLGGKRLSKIATLRRAIHRIAALSLVLRASPAPRWPCGHQECHRQAARAGDAGDLGSSPPAPPPPAGPFAPRCASCHPHTPLGRPRAVAEALPGWAQASPGSWHRSLGAPSAWPRGLLRAGPGLGHQHS from the coding sequence ATGCATCGAGGCGCGCCAGGACCAGGCCTCAGGGGCCTGAAGGGGGCTGAGGGCTCTCCTCAAGACTTGgggaactcttgcctggaagccGAGAGGGATTTTGGGGTCCTGAGAGAGAACGGCGGCCCCCGAGGCCTGGGCGAGGCGGAGGAGGTCGCCGGAAGTAGAAAACGCAGCCGGCCTGTGCGGTCCAAGGCGCGGCGCATGGCCGCCAACGTGCGCGAGCGCAGGCGCATCCTGGACTACAATGAGGCCTTCAACGCGCTGCGCCGCGCGCTGCGGCACGACCTGGGCGGAAAGAGGCTCTCCAAGATCGCCACGCTGCGCAGGGCCATCCACCGCATCGCCGCGCTGTCCCTCGTGCTACGCGCCAGCCCCGCGCCCCGCTGGCCCTGCGGGCACCAGGAGTGCCACAGGCAGGCCGCGCGCGCCGGGGACGCTGGGGACCTGGGCTCCAGCCcgccggcgccgccgccgcccgccgggCCCTTCGCGCCGCGCTGCGCCTCGTGCCACCCGCACACGCCCCTGGGACGGCCCAGGGCGGTGGCCGAGGCACTGCCGGGCTGGGCCCAGGCCTCCCCCGGAAGCTGGCACCGAAGTCTCGGGGCCCCCTCGGCCTGGCCGCGGGGCCTCCTGCGAGCGGGCCCCGGGCTGGGCCACCAACACTCCTGA